Proteins encoded within one genomic window of Apis mellifera strain DH4 linkage group LG1, Amel_HAv3.1, whole genome shotgun sequence:
- the LOC724634 gene encoding golgin subfamily B member 1 isoform X5, with product MWSASEEPPGTMEGDAPESMLHAKEKCEQNKSQLESLKEIMLKNKQSLKKKEEEVQEYARRLSKIKSRAKLSRRNREGNLPSKDIARISETALTDTPEENIDDISQAKTAKAKSTLLQKKLAENRKAFEQRNKEISETKRAVEEKVEAIRQQLEEKDVTVMAFQKDQISITAVKPVMITSDIMSPIQIESIQEKESKITELNNKILELEATIMDLQENLKEKDSVIESKTKAVTLMSADLSKRGKTTLDTLEDTKDEMRTMQEHFVLLETSLKNKNENLLMQLQERDDKIVELEDSVDRFRKQINEQKLSETASVDFSRSTMDTLVETKEAMKSMQENFVLMESSLKAKNDNLLEQLKDYELKLAEANERVFKLESGIGIVRDPTVDELQFKLEKLEHNNKQLQDEKYELQKSVAELQDKIVNISMHGNGAIVEKDNRIIELENLVEELKQSNKFLEEESKAELQKQVADLTLKNEEYSNKITDLENFVHKLEEEKNEIAAKLPEEGIIKEDEKVAKLTKELEELNKNMIKIKAKHKSKIKSLQQQLENFKKISDTNAELVRLGNQVALLEEEKASAGDWQERVVDLESKVSAQTKEIEMQIEAIATLENQKLDLLQELHMAKQEISSLEAENAESENLRVTAEIKVVDLEEQLEAIHRMQNESKLESSSEVNSAELIKQVETLTQENTELYNRISKFEEKGTSDTGSTESFEAIQELDKTDLLKKIEDLTQKNNELTLKLNKLQEKENADSIESMNNIDKNELLKKIDQLTQENTDLTMKLSRVEEKGSSDTGSTESFERIPENNESMTKIELLTQENSELVIKLTKLEEQLEYIESKSDIDLKLKIDTLEQENDNQSIELSKLKIQLMDFIEENNRLHKEIEMLSINNTDLTIEPHKLEIETKQSEESEISKRDVDFKTQVNILMEEKDLLQKEVKELRNSLEQWHEKNQDLQINDLRTKIEELLRENEEVVTKMSELKTSNQKLEENVIKITQEKEELNLKLNQMLDSNNETLKLTEKLDKLNLEKQNIQEKKQLDEQIDIPLEKSDQELLKTPQLDEPLSQQTESTIVASLEQEIEKCKNLIAEQTGLIEEMKIKLVNKEKELEEKSQQIVDCERSGKKVETLENELREMFSTIEEWRYKCNEMEEKMEKLEVGKASIEEKFRILQNENKILLEENKEKDAETVLLKKQLQDTTVTFESKLERQISIISEKENEIIRLKETIEEKDQELQAKYTELQNKMITIDSLQDEFNNCKMLIQEKDTSITSMTNEVANLNNLVKSKEEEIYSLRKNITELSDKLEQSIPVKDYNDLMEKLKDKNMIVDELECRINATTKENSNLSEKVKNLSQQNNDIQNQLTEKQRELVDLITTKDHLEAEIVETKDEKGEVERRVWELQTIIDNNTKFVNDLQTELRSNYKQMEQLKSKHAEDAQLQNQRLETVIEELTAKMRECEILKEELEQKERLIGRNVTEEAKVALESKVADLEKRLKDSEEKVQLQLEKMKKIAANLKKKTAVCQELETRVAELEEKWTTEKDEKEAKNKQIQDVEITIREKDNRIADLEEKLAQSRNESSQASKNIERLTTDSSNLKEKMTSLTQQIAEMEEEIVKLRVDLESSTTDLTLEKESRQLVSSEYESYRRQVVQENERRQLELDEMKEKARELSVRMQVMEAEYVEHLTLINDLKAENGLLLSKQAHINEKLETVEKESEERRLLLEQLEKARVAINTRAEATQTQGEEEMANEDEEKTSGALQHCTHCEQCQTLVQALEAKLQEREAEIENLDNELANSIGNFVQMRESLRFNDLMNQTGMRNRTLEDPYNDLLFQYNSLASSHEEVKVNLEKASRENEELRGTVDQLRVTNDTFQERITTLENVDALNSDLVKKWEERERELLNARQELEIVQRRGDELERRLNAQAESLKSVEARREAAEKSLRDTKESLEREIESLRMDKDSSERKMKDLETELDAWRSRESFDAPPRDNAPQLFDASRIFGSAPSPLDSEPLADREEVKRLRSLLEEREAQCSNLTQEVYQLQGTLSEERRLIEGLKASQKELSTNLEMAERSVAEKEKQVDSLDAELRNSTIRMEDELRESLSAKDEQLKELNAKLDSVKETLEEALVERDRQHSLLRSYESQINDLEMELRNSTDLDALQDLEKRVLSLTKERDLLQLQVNDLTRSMEELKDSINRGRNSEMEKVGRERDEARETIASLSRALEEARERQSDKATVTDDTSTKESLERRASKIEERSVSLDVGEMEKINVDEEIWGWNTEDAQLDSEQAMASTILIPNTEIQLRAKVDDLQDQVKDLERERARMGEENKAAQLRNAKMLKKLKEYKAQAESLQQQLKIQKTAADFYGLDSAIEEELKSQIGKLEKNLNEVKEERRNTVAEKEALMKRLDVVVSANERYMEMKERQDMDMEVLRIRNKELSDKVEILDKRLQDSTFRLVEDDTSSEQKVATQEQASSGREKRSLPKEADLESLSKRYKEEMDDLKDEMEALATENEQLQHFLEEQKIKLSALESKRSAEEDESIQIVDDLNGKISELQAVLSKSREEYDLLRKQYEQSLMDANDQVTAMRQNADYLKEEAFERTAKLEMEIVDLRQQLEASELNVTELRKGLEDALREKSSVEERLTDLTASTEKQVSSLNASMLEVTDLLNTRIQEVADLRQELQKQYVEHEEAKTRLQSTVKESNRELDEKRQEMEDLRRSFAEREKEFVERQSVETVSALVSQATQELMQRHAIEIEERDKHVRNLNERLSALEATANECLLEKRNNVVQLDARIQELELLRRDLMEKESSLASVREGFASMEKQLAQRELELSEREETIRKLSLENQRCVETVEELRKRLNESATISANVNEYTLRVQTLEREVENMRSLLDEKEAILRKNVEEATEYREIIEKSRIELSELRMEVQKVEDLKNELLEKEERVNSLNSELEATRKALEETRQNLNEKMSLLDHSNRLLNERQMEIDRLSSLQQDRRSSANMIDGLPVFRMGNGEQNLQHTIDNMQVELERKQEEIEHLKYILNENTYPGIIQEMQQRINCLYNEKAELESSLEVINARAEEKEKQIHALEQRIETQSQEFVSKEELHSRDRRSIQEQEQIVRLQNELYAKEQEINELKYIVAEKESQLSVQASMEPQSDEFELREMVQRLTAELYGKEEEVKHTKLTIVELQREVSRLQEFERFSEQTREAVQKLNAEKEQIRLEGEEFLERRLKEKEMEIDEIKRNLAMENQKILDELSFNNRDIESLKSQLTELSTTEQRTKDELRRREEDLLRVNSDLAEKERRLAELSITKDAELHNLKIQISEKDARIEELVSLYEEGEKRFTELKNTLSAREIEINSLKTLLEDKVKEYQLIQNVLKKDVSVLDTSTSTTNPNTETSDDKSKTSTSQELDLALYMLHQRDVRCEELTHELMQLLEERDTLQLRLSNAIRVNEDLRKGTLTNVDLSPKMEPSTSGGTVEPIVEHPSPSKSEGPVEIAKEAIDAPIGENKEILAQNFPFRLSQLQTVSHSKDVRLRDERELRHTQQMSLLAHKDVLSTLPPEAAARLVNANYTLSRDVQSQSSVLLNWLWGKSTPKVVHM from the exons ATGTGGAGTGCATCAGAAGAACCACCAGGAACAATGGAAGGAGATGCACCTGAATCTATGCTACATGCTAAAGAAAAATgtgaacaaaataaaagtcAGTTGGaatctttgaaagaaattatgttgaaaaataaacaaagtttaaaaaagaaagaagaggaagttcag gaaTATGCAAGAAgactttctaaaattaaatctagagCTAAGTTATCACGTCGAAATAGAGAAGGAAATTTGCCTTCTAAAGATATAGCTCGTATATCTGAGACTGCTTTAACAGATACAcctgaagaaaatattgatgatattAGTCAAGCAAAAACTGCAAAAGCAAAGTCTACTTTACTCCAAAAAAAGCTAGCAGAGAATAGAAAGGCTTTTGAACAacgtaataaagaaataagtgAAACTAAACgagcagttgaagaaaaagtAGAAGCTATTAGGCaacaattagaagaaaaagatgtgACAGTAATGGCTTTTCAAAAGGATCAAATATCTATTACAGCTGTAAAACCAGTCATGATTACTTCTGAT atCATGTCACCAATTCAAATAGAAAGtattcaagaaaaagaaagtaaaattacagaacttaataataaaattttggagCTTGAAGCTACAATTATGGATCTTCAAGAaaacttaaaagaaaaagattctgTTATTGAATCTAAGACAAAGGCAGTTACCCTTATGTCTGCAGATCTTTCAAAAAGGGGTAAAACGACGTTAGACACTCTAGAAGATACGAAAGACGAAATGCGAACAATGCAAGAACATTTCGTACTTTTAGAgacatctttgaaaaataaaaacgaaaatctCTTAATGCAATTGCAAGAAAGAGATGATAAAATTGTAGAACTAGAAGATTCAGTTGACCG atttagaaaacAGATTAATGAGCAAAAATTATCTGAGACTGCCAGTGTCGATTTTTCTCGTTCTACCATGGATACTTTGGTAGAAACTAAAGAAGCTATGAAATCAAtgcaagaaaattttgtacTCATGGAATCTTCACTTAAAGCGAAAAACGACAATTTGCTGGaacaattaaaagattatgaattaaaattagcaGAAGCTAATGAACGAGTGTTTAAACTCGAATCTGGTATAGGAATAGTCAGAGATCCAACTGTTGATGAGTTGCaattcaaattagaaaaattggaacataataataaacaattgcaagatgaaaaatatgaattacaaaaaagCGTTGCAGAATTAcaagataaaattgtaaatatatctatGCATGGTAATGGTGCAATagtagaaaaagataatagaataattgaaCTTGAAAATTTAGTAGAAGAGTTAAaacaatctaataaatttcttgaagAAGAATCTAAAGCAGAATTACAAAAACAAGTAGCagatttaactttaaaaaatgaagagtattcaaataaaataactgaTCTTGAAAACTTTGTTCATAaacttgaagaagaaaaaaatgaaattgcggCGAAGTTACCAGAAGAGGGTATTattaaagaagatgaaaaagtGGCAAAACTTACTAAggaattagaagaattaaataaaaatatgatcaaaattaaagcaaaacataaaagtaaaataaaaagtttacaacaacagttggaaaattttaaaaag ATATCTGATACAAATGCGGAACTTGTCAGGTTGGGGAATCAAGTGGCATTAttagaggaggagaaag CCTCAGCAGGAGATTGGCAAGAACGTGTTGTTGATCTTGAAAGTAAAGTTTCTGCtcaaacgaaagaaattgaaatgcaAATTGAAGCCATTGCTACTCTAGAGAATCAAAAATTGGATCTTTTGCAAG AGCTTCATATGGCGAAACAAGAAATCTCGTCTTTAGAAGCGGAAAATGCAGAATCTGAGAATCTTAGAGTAACTGCAGAAATAAAAGTCGTTGATCTTGAAGAACAATTAGAAGCTATTCATAGAATGCaaaatgaaagtaaattaGAATCTTCATCAGAGGTTAATTCTGCAGAGTTAATTAAACAAGTGGAAACTTTAACGCAAGAAAAtactgaattatataatagaatatcgaaatttgaagaaaaaggaacATCTGATACCGGATCTACTGAATCATTTGAAGCTATACAAGAATTAGATAAAACtgatttgttgaaaaaaatcgaagatttaacacagaaaaataacgaattaactcttaaattgaataaacttcaagaaaaagaaaatgctgATTCCATCGAATCTATGAataacattgataaaaatgaattattaaagaaaattgatcaattaacACAAGAAAATACTGATTTAACAATGAAATTGAGTAGAGTGGAAGAAAAAGGATCCTCAGATACGGGTTCGACAGAATCTTTTGAACGAATACCAGAAAATAATGAGAGTATGACAAAAATTGAGCTTCTTACACAAGAAAATAGCGAACTTGTAATTAAACTTACAAAACTTGAGGaacaattagaatatatagaatctaAATCAGATATTGATTTGAAGTTAAAGATTGATACTTTGGAGCaagaaaatgataatcaatctatagaattatcaaaacttaaaattcaattaatggatttcattgaagaaaataatagattgcataaagaaattgaaatgttaTCTATAAACAATACTGATTTAACTATTGAGCcacataaattagaaattgaaactAAACAATCAGAAGAGTCTGAAATATCGAAAAGGGATGTTGATTTTAAAACACAAGTTAACATATTAATGGAAGAGAAAGatcttttacaaaaagaagtaaaagaaTTACGTAATTCATTGGAACAGTGGCACGAGAAAAATCAGGATCTTCAAATCAATGATTTGAGAactaaaatagaagaattgtTGAGAGAAAACGAAGAAGTAGTTACGAAAATGTCAGAACTTAAAACCTCTAatcaaaaattagaagaaaatgtgataaaaattacacaagaaaaagaagaattaaatttaaaacttaatcaAATGTTGGATTCTAATAACGAGACTTTAAAACTTAccgaaaaattagataaattgaaTCTTGAAAAGCAGAATATTCAGGAGAAAAAACAACTCGATGAACAAATTGATATTCCTTTAGAAAAATCTGATCAAGAATTACTTAAAACACCACAATTAGATGAACCTTTATCACAGCAAACAGAATCGACGATCGTTGCTTCTTTGGAACAGGagatagaaaaatgtaaaaatttgatcgCAGAACAAACAGGTCTGatcgaagaaatgaaaataaaattagtaaacAAGGAAAAGGAATTAGAAGAGAAAAGTCAACAGATTGTGGATTGTGAAAGATCTGGAAAGAAAGTTGAAACTTTGGAAAATGAATTGAGAGAAATGTTTAGTACTATAGAAGAATGGAGATACAAGTGCaatgaaatggaagaaaaaatggagaaattgGAAGTGGGAAAAGCTTCGATCGAGgagaaatttagaatattgcaaaacgagaataaaatattattggaagaaaataaagagaaagacgCGGAAACTGTATTACTGAAAAAACAATTGCAGGATACAACGGTGACATTTGAATCAAAGCTTGAAAgacaaatttcaataatatctgaaaaagaaaatgaaattatcagaTTGAAAGAAACTATCGAGGAGAAAGATCAAGAATTACAGGCGAAATATACGGAActccaaaataaaatgattacgaTAGACAGTTTGCAAGATGAATTTAACAATTGTAAAATGTTAATCCAAGAGAAGGATACTTCAATAACATCGATGACCAACGAAGTTGCAAATCTCAACAATCTAGTAAAAAGcaaagaggaagaaatatattctttgagGAAAAATATTACCGAATTGAGTGATAAACTGGAACAGTCGATACCTGTGAAAGATTATAACGATttgatggaaaaattgaaggataaaaatatgattgtcGACGAGTTAGAGTGCAGAATTAATGCGACCACGAAAGAAAACAGTAATTTATccgaaaaagtgaaaaatttgtcGCAGCAAAATAAcgatattcaaaatcaattaacGGAGAAGCAACGGGAACTCGTTGATTTAATAACAACGAAAGATCACTTAGAAGCTGAAATTGTTGAAACGAAAGACGAGAAAGGTGAAGTTGAAAGGCGGGTCTGGGAATTACAGACCATTATAGACAACAACACAAAGTTTGTCAATGATCTGCAAACGGAATTGAGGAGCAATTATAAGCAGATGGAACAGTTAAAATCGAAGCACGCGGAGGACGCCCAACTGCAAAACCAGAGACTCGAAACCGTGATCGAGGAATTGACCGCGAAAATGCGGGAATGCGAGATATTGAAGGAGGAATTGgaacagaaagagagattaaTCGGGCGCAACGTGACCGAGGAAGCGAAGGTTGCTCTGGAATCCAAGGTTGCCGATTTGGAGAAGAGGTTGAAAGATTCCGAGGAGAAGGTGCAGTTGCAATTGgaaaagatgaagaagataGCGGCCAATCTGAAGAAGAAAACTGCCGTGTGCCAGGAGCTCGAGACCAGGGTGGCCGAGCTCGAAGAGAAATGGACGACCGAAAAGGACGAGAAAGAGGCGAAGAACAAGCAGATCCAAGACGTGGAGATAACGATCCGCGAGAAAGACAATAGGATAGCCGATCTCGAGGAGAAGCTAGCCCAATCTAGAAACGAGTCCTCCCAAGCGTCCAAGAATATAGAGAGGTTGACCACGGATTCGTCCAACTTGAAGGAGAAGATGACCTCGCTCACCCAACAAATCGCAGAGATGGAGGAGGAGATTGTCAAGTTGAGGGTGGACCTCGAGTCTTCCACGACAGATCTCACATTGGAGAAGGAAAGTAGGCAGCTTGTATCGTCGGAGTACGAATCTTACAGGCGGCAAGTTGTCCAGGAGAACGAGCGCAGGCAGTTGGAATTGGACGAGATGAAGGAGAAGGCCAGGGAGCTTAGCGTGAGGATGCAAGTTATGGAGGCTGAGTACGTGGAGCACCTTACCTTGATCAACGATCTCAAGGCAGAGAACGGCCTCCTGTTGTCCAAGCAAGCGCATATAAACGAGAAACTGGAGACGGTCGAGAAAGAATCGGAGGAGAGACGATTGTTGCTCGAGCAGTTGGAGAAAGCGAGGGTGGCCATCAACACCCGGGCGGAGGCCACTCAGACccaaggagaggaggagatggCGAACGAGGACGAGGAGAAAACGAGCGGAGCTCTGCAACACTGCACCCATTGCGAGCAATGCCAGACATTGGTCCAAGCGTTGGAAGCTAAGTTGCAAGAGAGGGAGGCCGAGATAGAGAATTTGGACAACGAGTTGGCCAACTCGATTGGCAATTTTGTTCAGATGAGGGAGTCCTTAAGGTTCAACGATCTGATGAATCAGACAGGTATGAGGAACAGGACGCTGGAGGATCCGTACAACGATCTTTTGTTCCAGTACAACTCGTTGGCGTCGAGTCACGAGGAGGTGAAGGTGAATTTGGAGAAAGCATCGAGGGAGAACGAGGAATTGAGGGGGACGGTTGACCAATTGCGTGTCACCAACGACACGTTCCAAGAGAGGATAACGACGTTGGAAAACGTGGACGCGTTGAATTCTGACCTGGTTAAGAAGTGGGAGGAACGGGAGCGAGAGTTGTTGAACGCTCGGCAGGAGTTGGAAATTGTTCAGAGGCGCGGGGACGAGTTGGAACGGCGTTTGAACGCCCAGGCGGAGTCTCTTAAATCCGTGGAGGCGCGGAGAGAGGCGGCGGAGAAATCGTTGCGAGATACGAAGGAGAGTTTGGAACGGGAGATCGAGTCTCTGAGAATGGACAAGGACTCGAGCGAGAGGAAGATGAAAGATCTGGAGACGGAGTTGGACGCGTGGAGGAGCAGGGAGAGCTTCGATGCACCTCCTCGGGACAACGCCCCCCAGTTGTTCGACGCCTCGAGAATCTTCGGCAGCGCGCCATCCCCGCTCGATTCCGAGCCTCTGGCCGACAGGGAGGAGGTGAAGAGATTGCGCTCCTTGCTGGAGGAGAGGGAGGCGCAATGCTCGAATCTGACCCAGGAGGTGTATCAGTTGCAGGGGACGTTGAGCGAGGAGAGGAGACTGATCGAGGGGTTGAAAGCCTCGCAAAAGGAACTGAGCACCAATTTGGAGATGGCGGAACGATCGGTGGCCGAGAAGGAGAAACAAGTCGACTCGTTGGACGCCGAGTTGCGTAACTCGACCATTCGAATGGAGGATGAGCTGAGGGAGTCGTTGTCGGCCAAGGACGAGCAATTGAAGGAGTTAAACGCGAAATTGGATTCCGTGAAAGAGACGTTGGAGGAGGCGCTCGTTGAACGCGATCGGCAACACTCCCTCCTACGATCCTACGAATCGCAGATAAACGATCTGGAGATGGAATTGAGAAATTCCACCGACCTCGACGCGCTGCAGGATCTGGAGAAGCGTGTCCTTTCGCTCACGAAGGAGAGGGATTTGCTTCAGTTGCAGGTGAACGATTTGACAAGATCCATGGAGGAGTTGAAGGACTCGATCAACCGTGGGCGAAACTCGGAGATGGAGAAGGTTGGCCGAGAAAGGGACGAGGCTAGAGAAACTATAGCGAGTCTTAGCCGAGCGTTGGAGGAGGCCCGCGAACGGCAATCTGACAAAGCTACCGTTACAGATGACACGTCGACGAAGGAATCATTGGAGCGACGAGCCTCGAAAATCGAGGAGAGGAGCGTTTCTTTGGACGTTGGGGAAATGGAGAAAATTAACGTGGACGAGGAGATATGGGGTTGGAACACGGAGGACGCCCAATTGGACAGCGAACAAGCGATGGCGTCCACGATCTTGATCCCCAATACGGAGATTCAGTTGCGAGCCAAGGTGGATGATCTCCAGGATCAGGTCAAGGATttggagagggagagggcgAGGATGGGGGAGGAGAATAAGGCAGCTCAACTGAGGAACGCGAAAATGTTGAAGAAATTGAAGGAGTACAAGGCGCAGGCGGAGAGTCTGCAACAGCAATTGAAGATACAGAAAACGGCGGCCGATTTTTACGGATTGGACTCGGCCATCGAGGAGGAGTTGAAGTCGCAGATAGGCAAGTTGGAGAAGAATTTGAACGAGGttaaggaggagaggaggaacaCGGTTGCCGAGAAGGAGGCGCTGATGAAACGGTTGGACGTTGTCGTCTCGGCGAACGAGAGATACATGGAGATGAAAGAGAGGCAGGACATGGACATGGAGGTACTGCGCATTCGAAACAAAGAATTGTCCGACAAGGTAGAAATTCTCGACAAACGTTTGCAGGATTCGACTTTTCGCCTCGTCGAGGATGATACCTCCAGTGAACAAAAAGTGGCCACGCAAGAACAAGCTTCCTCCGGCAGAGAGAAACGTTCCCTGCCCAAAGAGGCGGATCTCGAGAGTTTGTCGAAGAGGTACAAGGAGGAGATGGACGATCTCAAGGACGAGATGGAGGCGCTCGCGACCGAGAACGAGCAGCTGCAACACTTTCTAGAGGAGCAAAAGATTAAACTGTCCGCCCTAGAGTCGAAACGTAGCGCCGAGGAGGACGAGTCCATCCAGATAGTGGACGACTTGAACGGGAAAATTTCTGAATTGCAGGCGGTGTTGAGCAAATCTAGGGAGGAGTACGATCTGTTGAGGAAACAGTACGAGCAGAGCTTGATGGACGCTAACGATCAGGTGACAGCGATGAGGCAGAACGCGGATTACTTGAAAGAGGAGGCGTTCGAGAGGACGGCCAAACTGGAGATGGAGATAGTCGATTTGCGCCAACAGCTCGAAGCTTCGGAATTGAACGTCACGGAGTTGCGGAAGGGTTTGGAGGACGCTTTGAGGGAGAAGTCGAGCGTGGAGGAAAGATTGACGGATTTAACGGCGTCCACCGAGAAGCAAGTTTCTTCCTTGAACGCTTCCATGCTGGAGGTGACGGATCTCTTGAACACGAGGATCCAGGAGGTGGCGGATCTGAGGCAAGAGCTTCAAAAGCAGTACGTGGAGCACGAGGAGGCGAAAACGAGGTTGCAGAGTACTGTGAAAGAGTCGAATCGAGAATTGGACGAGAAGAGGCAAGAGATGGAGGATTTGAGGAGATCGTTCGccgagagggagaaggaattCGTCGAACGGCAGAGCGTGGAAACGGTGAGCGCCCTCGTGAGCCAGGCCACTCAGGAATTGATGCAGAGGCACGCGATAGAAATCGAGGAGAGGGATAAACACGTGCGAAATCTTAACGAGAGATTGTCCGCGTTAGAAGCAACTGCGAACGAGTGTTTGCTCGAGAAACGGAACAACGTTGTTCAACTCGACGCAAGAATACAAGAATTGGAACTTTTGAGACGGGATTTGATGGAAAAGGAGTCGAGTTTGGCGTCTGTTCGAGAGGGATTCGCGTCGATGGAGAAACAATTGGCCCAGAGAGAGTTGGAGTTGTCAGAAAGGGAGGAAACGATTCGGAAATTGTCACTCGAGAATCAAAGATGCGTGGAAACTGTGGAGGAGCTGCGTAAACGTTTGAACGAGTCTGCAACGATCTCTGCCAATGTGAACGAGTATACGTTGCGTGTTCAGACTTTGGAACGGGAAGTGGAAAACATGAGATCACTGCTAGACGAGAAAGAGGCTATCTTGCGAAAGAACGTGGAGGAGGCGACAGAGTATAGAGagattatagaaaaaagtaGAATCGAATTGAGCGAACTTCGTATGGAGGTGCAGAAGGTGGAAGATTTGAAGAATGAACTGTTGGAGAAGGAGGAGCGAGTGAACAGTTTGAACTCGGAATTGGAAGCAACCCGTAAAGCTTTGGAGGAAACCAGGCAAAACTTGAACGAGAAGATGTCCCTTCTAGATCACAGTAATCGGTTGTTGAACGAAAGGCAAATGGAAATTGATAGATTGTCGAGTTTGCAACAGGATAGACGTAGCTCTGCCAACATGATAGACGGTTTACCCGTGTTCAGAATGGGCAACGGGGAGCAAAATTTACAGCATACCATAGACAATATGCAGGTTGAACTTGAGAGGAAGCAAGAGGAGATCGagcatttgaaatatattctgaaCGAGAACACGTATCCGGGTATAATTCAAGAGATGCAGCAAAGGATCAATTGTCTGTACAATGAGAAGGCGGAGTTGGAATCGTCATTGGAGGTAATCAATGCAAGAGCCGAGGAAAAGGAGAAGCAAATCCATGCTTTGGAGCAAAGGATCGAGACACAGAGCCAGGAATTCGTCTCCAAAGAGGAGCTTCATTCCAGGGATCGAAGATCGATCCAGGAACAGGAACAAATTGTCAGGCTTCAGAACGAGTTGTACGCCAAGGAGCAAGAGATTAACGAACTCAAGTACATAGTAGCTGAAAAAGAGTCTCAGTTGTCCGTCCAGGCAAGCATGGAGCCTCAATCGGATGAATTTGAATTACGCGAGATGGTTCAAAGATTAACTGCTGAATTATACGGTAAGGAAGAGGAAGTTAAACATACGAAACTAACTATTGTCGAATTGCAGAGGGAAGTATCTCGCTTGCAAGAGTTTGAAAGATTTTCCGAGCAGACTAGAGAGGCTGTACAAAAGCTCAACGCGGAGAAGGAGCAGATTCGTTTGGAGGGTGAGGAATTTTTGGAGAGGAGgttgaaagagaaggaaatggAAATCGATGAGATAAAGCGAAACTTAGCTATGGAGAATCAAAAAATCTTGGACGAGTTGTCGTTCAACAATAGAGACATTGAAAGTCTGAAGAGTCAGCTGACGGAGTTGTCCACGACTGAGCAAAGAACCAAAGATGAATTACGTCGGAGGGAGGAGGATCTGTTGCGGGTAAATTCTGATTTGGCGGAGAAGGAACGAAGATTGGCCGAACTGAGTATTACCAAAGACGCGGAGCTTCACAATTTGAAGATACAAATTTCTGAGAAGGACGCGCGCATAGAGGAACTCGTATCGTTGTacgaggagggagagaaacgGTTTACCGAATTGAAGAATACTTTGTCGGCCAGAGAGATCGAAATCAATTCGTTGAAGACACTTTTAGAGGACAAAGTAAAGGAATATCAATTGATAcaaaacgttttaaaaaaagacgTATCCGTTCTGGATACTTCAACTAGTACAACCAACCCAAATACGGAAACCTCTGATGACAAGAGTAAAACGTCAACGTCGCAGGAATTAGATCTTGCGTTGTACATGCTTCATCAAAGAGACGTAAGATGCGAGGAATTGACGCACGAATTGATGCAGTTACTCGAGGAACGCGATACGTTGCAATTACGCCTCTCTAACGCGATCAGAGTTAATGAAGACTTGAGGAAAGGTACTTTAACGAATGTAGACCTCAGCCCGAAAATGGAGCCATCCACTTCTGGAGGCACCGTGGAACCAATTGTGGAACATCCTTCACCATCCAAGTCTGAGGGACCAGTCGAGATAGCCAAAGAAGCTATTGACGCACCGATTGGGGAAAACAAGGAAATCCTTGCCCAAAA TTTTCCCTTCAGGCTGTCACAACTGCAAACGGTGAGCCATTCAAAAGATGTGCGATTGAGGGATGAACGAGAGTTGAGACACACACAACAAATGTCTTTACTAGCACACAAAGACGTTTTAAGTACTTTACCCCCTGAAGCAGCTGCCAGACTCGTCAATGCAAATTACACACTCT CTAGGGATGTCCAGAGTCAATCGAGTGTTTTGTTAAATTGGCTATGGGGAAAAAg TACGCCAAAAGTGGTACATATGTGA